CGGCAAAGAGACCGGCGGCATCGGGGTGCTGCTGCCCTACGTGAGCGGTGAGTTCTTCGCCGAGTTTCTCAACGGCCTCGACGAGGCGGCGCAGCACAGCGGCCGGTTCCTCATCATCTCGACCTCGCACCGTCACCGGCACGAGTTCAACGCCGCCGTCCGAGCGATGGACCGGCGTGTGGACGGGCTCGTGGTGATGGCACCGGAACTCGGCGCGGAGGGGGTGGAGTCGATTCTCCACTCGGGCATGGCAGCGTCCTTCATCAACACCTCCGTCGAGAGCGGTGCCGCCGACCTGCTGAACTTCGACAACTTCGGGGGGACGTTTGCGCTGACGCAGCACCTCCTCGGGCTCGGCCACCGCCGGATCGCCGTCGTCAAGGGCGCGCCGGGGACGTGGGACATGCAGGAACGGCTGCGCGGCTACCGAACGGCGATGGCCGAGGCCGGCCTCGACACGGCAGGTCTCGAGTACGACGGCGAGTACACACAGGCGGCAGGCTACAACGCCGCACGGCTGATGCTCGCGGCCGATCCGCGACCGACAGCCGTCGTCGCGGCGAACGACTACTGCGCGGCGGGCGTCCTCAGCGCTCTGAGCGAAGCAGGCGTGCCAGTGCCCAGCGAGATGGCCGTAGCCGGGT
The sequence above is drawn from the Bacteroidota bacterium genome and encodes:
- a CDS encoding LacI family DNA-binding transcriptional regulator; this encodes MSVTIRDVARRAGVSISTVSRVLNGTAAVHEDKRRSVVEAAEALGYSPNPVARSLLGKETGGIGVLLPYVSGEFFAEFLNGLDEAAQHSGRFLIISTSHRHRHEFNAAVRAMDRRVDGLVVMAPELGAEGVESILHSGMAASFINTSVESGAADLLNFDNFGGTFALTQHLLGLGHRRIAVVKGAPGTWDMQERLRGYRTAMAEAGLDTAGLEYDGEYTQAAGYNAARLMLAADPRPTAVVAANDYCAAGVLSALSEAGVPVPSEMAVAGFDGVMSAQYAFPPLTTVRVPIRDIGYRAVRYLIARLEDKEGIVAPRQEVVPVELVVRRSTVGTIPDEEA